One Rhodobacteraceae bacterium M385 genomic region harbors:
- the eno gene encoding phosphopyruvate hydratase: MSVIIDIHAREILDSRGNPTVEVDVTLEDGTMGRAAVPSGASTGAYEAVEKRDGDKSRYKGKGVLAAVEAVNGEIADTLVGFDATEQVAIDQTMCELDGTDNKGRLGANAILGVSLATAKAAADFTAQPLYRYVGGTMAHVLPVPMMNIINGGEHADNPIDIQEFMIMPVSATSIAEAVRMGSEVFHTLKGELSAAGLSTGIGDEGGFAPNLSSTRDALDFVLKSIEKAGYKPGDDMVLALDCAATEYYRDGKYELSGEGKSLSSEENVKYLAALVADYPIFSIEDGMGEDDWDGWIALTEALGDKVQLVGDDLFVTNPARLSDGIDRKAANSLLVKVNQIGTLTETLAAVNMATRAGFTSVMSHRSGETEDATIADLAVATNCGQIKTGSLARSDRLAKYNQLIRIEEQLEETAVFAGRTILRG, from the coding sequence ATGAGCGTTATTATCGACATCCATGCCCGCGAGATCCTCGACAGCCGGGGCAACCCGACGGTGGAGGTTGATGTAACCTTGGAAGACGGCACCATGGGCCGCGCCGCGGTGCCCTCGGGCGCGTCCACTGGCGCTTATGAAGCCGTAGAGAAACGCGACGGCGACAAGAGCCGTTACAAAGGCAAGGGCGTTCTGGCCGCCGTTGAGGCCGTGAACGGAGAGATCGCCGACACGCTGGTAGGCTTTGACGCGACCGAGCAAGTCGCCATCGACCAAACAATGTGTGAGCTGGACGGCACCGACAACAAGGGTCGTTTGGGCGCCAACGCGATCCTTGGCGTATCGCTGGCCACCGCGAAGGCCGCCGCTGACTTCACCGCGCAGCCGTTGTATCGCTACGTGGGTGGCACCATGGCCCATGTTCTACCGGTGCCGATGATGAACATCATCAACGGCGGCGAGCATGCCGATAACCCCATCGACATCCAAGAATTCATGATTATGCCCGTGTCGGCCACATCCATCGCGGAAGCCGTGCGCATGGGTTCGGAAGTGTTCCACACCTTGAAGGGAGAGCTGTCCGCCGCAGGTCTATCCACGGGTATCGGTGATGAGGGCGGCTTTGCCCCCAACCTTTCCAGCACCCGTGACGCTTTGGACTTCGTCCTGAAATCCATCGAGAAGGCTGGCTACAAGCCTGGCGACGACATGGTTCTGGCGCTCGATTGTGCGGCGACGGAATACTACCGCGATGGCAAATATGAGCTGTCTGGCGAAGGCAAATCCCTCAGCAGCGAAGAAAACGTGAAGTATCTGGCGGCGCTGGTTGCTGATTATCCGATCTTCTCCATCGAAGACGGCATGGGCGAGGATGACTGGGACGGTTGGATCGCCCTGACCGAAGCCCTTGGCGACAAGGTGCAACTGGTCGGCGACGATCTTTTCGTGACCAACCCTGCCCGCCTGAGCGACGGGATCGACCGCAAGGCGGCGAACTCGTTGCTGGTGAAGGTGAACCAGATCGGCACGTTGACCGAAACACTGGCCGCCGTGAACATGGCGACGCGGGCGGGCTTCACCTCGGTCATGTCGCACCGCTCGGGCGAGACCGAGGACGCAACCATCGCAGACCTCGCCGTGGCAACGAACTGCGGGCAGATCAAAACCGGTTCTTTGGCACGGTCTGACCGGCTGGCGAAATACAATCAACTGATCCGTATTGAGGAACAGCTGGAAGAAACCGCCGTGTTTGCGGGCCGTACAATCCTGCGCGGATAA